The following proteins are encoded in a genomic region of Comamonas resistens:
- a CDS encoding alpha/beta fold hydrolase produces MFLEVNKANIYAYTGGKAFDAAKPTAIFIHGVLCDHSVWALQSRYMANHGWNVLAIDLPGHCRSGGQAPQTVEEAASFIGALMDAAGLRSAALIGHSWGSLIAMETAARLRERISHLVLVGTAFPMKVSPALLESALNTPEKAIQMVNTFSRATLAPPNGAGSWVFGAGMALGRRVLASNTGTNLLHAGFKACDSYAGGEAAMTQVSCPLLFVLGEQDQMTPPKAAKGLIETAKGAGKAVKVQVIPNGHNQMTESPDATLFAIRDFLAA; encoded by the coding sequence ATGTTTTTAGAAGTCAACAAGGCCAATATCTACGCCTACACCGGTGGCAAGGCCTTCGACGCGGCCAAGCCCACGGCCATTTTCATCCACGGCGTACTCTGCGATCACAGCGTCTGGGCACTGCAAAGCCGCTATATGGCCAATCACGGCTGGAACGTGCTAGCCATCGATTTGCCCGGCCATTGCAGAAGCGGCGGCCAGGCCCCGCAAACTGTCGAAGAGGCCGCGAGCTTCATCGGCGCCCTGATGGATGCGGCCGGATTGCGCAGCGCTGCCCTGATAGGCCATAGCTGGGGCAGCCTGATTGCCATGGAGACTGCGGCCAGGCTGCGGGAACGCATCAGCCATCTGGTCTTGGTGGGCACGGCCTTTCCCATGAAGGTCTCTCCCGCGCTGCTGGAGTCGGCGCTGAATACGCCCGAAAAAGCCATACAGATGGTCAACACCTTCTCGCGCGCCACGCTGGCACCGCCCAATGGTGCAGGCAGCTGGGTATTTGGCGCCGGCATGGCCCTGGGCCGCCGCGTGCTGGCCAGCAACACGGGCACGAATCTGCTGCATGCGGGCTTCAAGGCCTGCGACAGCTATGCAGGTGGCGAAGCGGCCATGACCCAGGTCAGCTGCCCGCTTCTGTTTGTGCTGGGCGAGCAAGACCAGATGACCCCGCCCAAGGCCGCAAAAGGCTTGATAGAGACCGCCAAAGGCGCGGGCAAAGCGGTGAAGGTGCAGGTGATTCCCAACGGCCATAACCAGATGACGGAGTCACCGGACGCGACGCTGTTTGCGATTCGGGATTTTCTGGCGGCATGA
- a CDS encoding YihY family inner membrane protein, translated as MQTFPWRNTAQVLHERFKEDRLGVTASSLTFTSLLALVPFFTVALALFTAFPIFGKAQKVLERWLMDSLIPETIARQVLGYLTQFASKASQLGLVGFSILIVTAVALILTIDRTLNNIWRVRQLRPLGQRVLIYWAAITLGPLVLGLSLVLSSYVMSASKGLVNALPESLRFVFDSIEFMVLAAGMAGLYHYVPNTPVRWRHAWVGGLFVAVFMEVAKKALGLYLSSVPTYSVIYGAFATLPILLIWMYVAWSIVLLGALVTAYLPTVLSGVERLTGHRGWQFELAVEVLQCLAVERNLPHKGLFVRQLSRRLRIEAAQIQPVLQSLAKLDWVGAVQPPDAYASLESTEPRYVLLVDPHTTLVEPLVQALLLAPSQATEPLWQRAQIHTMTLAELIAAPVADIHRV; from the coding sequence ATGCAGACCTTCCCCTGGCGCAATACCGCGCAGGTGCTGCATGAACGTTTCAAGGAAGACCGGCTGGGCGTGACGGCCAGCAGCCTGACCTTTACCTCGCTGCTGGCGCTGGTGCCGTTTTTCACTGTGGCCCTGGCCTTGTTCACGGCATTCCCGATCTTTGGCAAGGCGCAGAAAGTGCTGGAGCGCTGGTTGATGGACAGCCTGATTCCCGAGACCATTGCGCGCCAGGTGCTGGGCTATCTCACCCAGTTTGCGTCCAAGGCCAGCCAGCTGGGCCTGGTGGGTTTTTCGATTCTGATCGTCACTGCCGTGGCACTGATCCTCACCATAGACCGTACGCTCAACAATATCTGGCGTGTGCGGCAACTGCGGCCGCTGGGCCAGCGCGTGCTGATCTACTGGGCGGCCATCACGCTGGGCCCGCTGGTGCTGGGTCTGAGCCTGGTGCTTTCGTCCTATGTGATGTCGGCCTCCAAGGGCTTGGTCAATGCCCTGCCGGAAAGCCTGCGCTTTGTCTTTGACTCCATCGAGTTCATGGTGCTGGCTGCCGGCATGGCCGGGCTCTACCACTACGTGCCCAATACGCCTGTGCGATGGCGCCATGCCTGGGTGGGCGGCTTGTTTGTGGCCGTGTTCATGGAAGTGGCCAAGAAGGCGCTGGGCCTGTACCTATCGTCCGTGCCCACGTACTCGGTGATTTATGGCGCGTTTGCCACCTTGCCTATCTTGCTGATCTGGATGTATGTGGCCTGGAGCATTGTGTTGCTGGGAGCGCTGGTCACGGCCTATCTGCCCACGGTGCTGAGCGGCGTGGAGCGCTTGACTGGCCATCGCGGCTGGCAGTTCGAGCTGGCCGTGGAAGTGCTGCAATGCCTGGCCGTGGAGCGCAACCTGCCGCACAAGGGGCTGTTTGTGCGCCAGTTGTCACGCCGCTTGCGCATCGAGGCAGCCCAGATTCAGCCCGTGCTGCAGTCGCTGGCCAAGCTGGACTGGGTGGGCGCGGTACAGCCGCCCGATGCCTATGCGTCTTTGGAGAGCACGGAGCCGCGCTATGTGCTGCTGGTGGATCCGCACACCACCTTGGTCGAGCCCTTGGTGCAGGCCTTGCTGCTGGCTCCCTCGCAAGCGACTGAGCCGCTATGGCAGCGCGCACAGATTCACACGATGACGCTGGCCGAGTTGATCGCTGCCCCGGTTGCAGATATTCATAGAGTTTAA
- a CDS encoding CoA transferase — protein MNPIVAPMNVLQALWNGARLDAAALQSVQFTGDGCPQGFASSFAVVPAIQASVAAAALASTQIEQLREPRRQAQQISVDARHAAFEASGYFALDGVVPDLWSPISGLYACGAGIGQPGWVRIHANFEHHRDGALALLGLPTDAQTSRIEVQQALQQCSAADFEARAIAAGLPIVALRSHEQWLEQGQEAEIANRPLIALERVSDAPPLPWPQLGDGQRPLAGIKLLDLTRIIAGPVAARTLAAYGADVLMINGPHLPNIEAIAELSRGKRSAQLDLRGEAGRGDLQQLLREAHVFLQAYRPDALAAKGFGAEQLAQLRPGIVVAELAAYGWQGPWAGRRGFDSLVQTASGINVDEGLTRGDGKPRVLPVQALDYGAGFLLAFGIQAALLRQATEGGSWRVRVTLAGVAYWLRSLGRVAVEAGDWDQPRADMSPYLETLDSGFGQLQAVRHCAQFSRTPAAWEHVAMPPGSHPALW, from the coding sequence ATGAATCCCATAGTGGCACCTATGAATGTCCTGCAGGCCTTGTGGAATGGTGCGCGCCTGGATGCCGCAGCACTGCAGAGTGTGCAATTCACGGGCGATGGCTGCCCACAAGGCTTTGCCAGCAGCTTCGCCGTCGTGCCTGCGATTCAGGCTAGCGTGGCCGCTGCTGCACTGGCCTCCACGCAAATCGAGCAACTACGCGAACCGCGACGACAGGCCCAGCAAATCAGCGTGGATGCACGGCATGCTGCTTTCGAGGCCAGCGGCTATTTCGCGCTTGATGGCGTGGTGCCTGACCTGTGGTCGCCCATCTCGGGTCTGTATGCCTGCGGGGCTGGCATAGGTCAGCCGGGCTGGGTGCGCATCCATGCCAATTTTGAGCATCACCGCGATGGTGCGCTGGCGCTGCTGGGTTTGCCGACCGACGCGCAAACGTCGCGCATCGAGGTTCAGCAGGCCCTGCAGCAATGTTCGGCGGCAGACTTTGAAGCCCGCGCCATAGCTGCCGGATTGCCAATAGTGGCGCTGCGCAGCCACGAGCAATGGCTGGAGCAGGGCCAGGAAGCCGAAATCGCCAACCGCCCATTGATCGCTCTGGAGCGCGTGAGCGATGCACCGCCGCTGCCCTGGCCGCAACTGGGCGATGGACAAAGGCCGCTGGCGGGCATCAAGCTGCTGGACTTGACCCGCATCATCGCGGGCCCGGTGGCCGCGCGCACGCTGGCTGCCTATGGTGCCGATGTGCTGATGATTAACGGCCCGCATTTGCCCAATATCGAGGCCATTGCCGAGCTCAGCCGTGGCAAGCGGTCAGCCCAACTGGATTTGCGCGGCGAAGCAGGGCGTGGCGATTTGCAGCAGCTGCTGCGCGAGGCCCATGTCTTCTTGCAGGCTTATAGGCCCGATGCTCTTGCGGCCAAAGGTTTCGGGGCCGAGCAACTGGCACAGCTGCGCCCCGGTATCGTGGTGGCGGAACTTGCTGCATATGGCTGGCAGGGGCCATGGGCCGGGCGGCGCGGGTTTGACTCGCTGGTGCAAACGGCCTCGGGCATCAATGTGGATGAAGGACTGACACGGGGTGATGGCAAACCGCGCGTGCTGCCCGTGCAGGCACTTGACTACGGTGCAGGCTTTTTGCTGGCCTTTGGCATTCAGGCTGCCTTGCTGCGCCAGGCCACAGAAGGCGGCAGCTGGCGTGTGCGCGTCACGCTGGCAGGAGTGGCGTACTGGCTGCGCAGCCTGGGCCGGGTTGCAGTGGAGGCGGGTGACTGGGATCAGCCGCGTGCCGATATGAGTCCCTACCTGGAGACCCTGGACAGTGGCTTTGGTCAATTGCAGGCCGTACGGCATTGCGCTCAGTTCTCGCGCACACCCGCAGCCTGGGAGCATGTGGCCATGCCACCAGGCTCACATCCGGCGCTCTGGTGA
- a CDS encoding PoNe immunity protein domain-containing protein has product MSQTFQHHGQLADACAEWAKISLNGLQPRRNLHLSDKKADWKEALSALKRFAGSDSYQAPQDFKAHAALENYWKWKEVGEQARWLLIYGIDLGLSGDVLRPIYQQVAALWIDTASVAEHARASMAQETGADYGVAAPINTRTDDYPIAVTLLSLATLLDAQDDVPTLDEHVLAFDTDQLLDYLCAGGLQLQQVSEELFHKRPYGAMKPFFEQLEALPDPLLSYLQTQYQEFHKLSPKQQKKGGKWLGTGYWALEVGALAVLYGWDDSALRADAHYPAQLVDYARQRIAQTAESGDI; this is encoded by the coding sequence ATGAGCCAAACCTTCCAGCACCACGGCCAACTGGCTGACGCCTGCGCCGAATGGGCCAAGATTTCACTGAACGGTCTGCAGCCCCGGCGCAATCTCCATCTGAGCGACAAAAAAGCCGACTGGAAGGAGGCACTGAGCGCGCTCAAGCGCTTTGCCGGCAGCGATAGCTATCAAGCCCCCCAGGACTTCAAGGCACATGCCGCGCTGGAAAACTACTGGAAATGGAAGGAAGTGGGCGAGCAGGCGCGCTGGCTGCTGATCTATGGCATTGACCTGGGCCTGAGCGGCGATGTGCTGCGTCCCATCTATCAGCAAGTAGCCGCGCTGTGGATTGATACGGCCTCGGTGGCCGAACATGCGCGCGCCAGCATGGCGCAGGAAACCGGCGCGGACTATGGCGTCGCTGCGCCCATCAACACGCGCACTGACGATTACCCTATTGCCGTGACCCTGCTGTCACTGGCCACACTGCTGGATGCACAGGACGACGTGCCGACGCTTGATGAGCATGTGCTGGCCTTCGATACCGACCAGTTGCTGGATTATCTGTGCGCAGGCGGCCTGCAGTTGCAGCAGGTCAGCGAGGAGCTTTTCCACAAACGCCCATACGGCGCCATGAAGCCTTTTTTCGAACAGCTCGAAGCCCTGCCTGACCCGCTGCTGTCCTATCTGCAAACCCAGTACCAGGAGTTCCACAAGCTCTCGCCCAAGCAGCAGAAAAAAGGCGGCAAATGGCTGGGGACCGGCTATTGGGCGCTGGAAGTAGGTGCGCTGGCCGTGCTTTACGGCTGGGACGACAGCGCCTTGCGCGCCGACGCACACTATCCCGCCCAGCTGGTGGACTATGCGCGCCAGCGCATCGCGCAGACCGCCGAGTCAGGGGATATCTGA
- a CDS encoding LysR family transcriptional regulator — MPVFPNNISLRQLRAFDEVARQGAFAPAARELCLTQSALSESIRQLEDALGLRLFDRTTRTVGLTAAGQAFLLDVRQAFETLEQGFQNLGDLAALRRGKVRIAAAPSVLAVLLLPVLPALRARHPGIEVDLIEDSAEGIAQRVQAGSVDFGVGAAHPAGGDLLTQPLISDAMGLVARLDEPLLQAGWLTVADLAQLPHLAFVGLTTDTAISQLLASAPGMPQNLLQTPLRLSNPQLLFEAVSLGLGVSIVPALTARHPSLGLQGNLGFRLLDEPRILRRTQLIQRPRRALSPAAQLLFDALAAQVQTLAQFEGITPD; from the coding sequence ATGCCGGTTTTTCCGAACAATATCAGCCTGCGCCAGCTGCGCGCCTTTGACGAGGTGGCGCGCCAGGGGGCGTTTGCCCCTGCGGCCCGCGAGCTGTGCCTGACTCAGTCGGCCCTGTCCGAATCCATTCGGCAGCTGGAGGATGCCCTGGGCCTGCGGCTGTTTGACCGCACAACGCGCACCGTGGGGCTGACGGCTGCCGGCCAGGCCTTTTTGCTCGATGTGCGCCAGGCCTTCGAGACGCTGGAACAGGGCTTCCAGAACCTCGGCGATCTGGCAGCATTGCGCCGGGGCAAGGTCCGCATTGCTGCCGCTCCGTCGGTGCTGGCCGTGTTGCTGCTGCCGGTGCTGCCGGCCTTGCGGGCCCGGCATCCGGGCATCGAAGTCGACCTCATCGAGGACAGTGCCGAAGGCATCGCCCAGCGGGTGCAGGCCGGCAGCGTGGATTTCGGCGTGGGCGCGGCGCATCCTGCCGGCGGCGATTTGCTGACCCAGCCGCTGATCAGCGATGCCATGGGACTGGTGGCCAGGCTCGATGAGCCCTTGCTGCAGGCGGGGTGGCTGACGGTGGCCGATCTGGCCCAGCTGCCTCATCTGGCTTTTGTGGGCCTGACCACCGACACCGCCATCAGCCAGCTGCTGGCTTCGGCACCGGGCATGCCGCAGAACCTGCTGCAGACACCGCTGCGCCTGTCCAATCCGCAATTGCTGTTCGAGGCCGTGAGCCTGGGTCTGGGGGTCAGCATTGTTCCGGCGTTGACGGCGCGTCACCCTTCGCTGGGCCTGCAGGGCAATCTGGGCTTTCGCCTGCTGGACGAGCCGCGCATCCTGCGCCGTACGCAGCTGATTCAGCGCCCGCGCCGCGCGCTGTCGCCGGCCGCGCAGTTGTTGTTTGATGCGCTGGCGGCGCAGGTGCAGACGCTGGCGCAGTTCGAAGGCATCACGCCTGATTGA
- a CDS encoding alpha/beta fold hydrolase, whose amino-acid sequence MSDQASCISTTVTARDTRVATPDGALYVKRWQPQPAEGKAPIVLMHDSLGSVALWRDFPQQLAAATGREVIAYDRLGFGHSDANPRQLLPDFVENEVKAGFTPIHQALGIGDFVLLGHSVGGGMACMTAAAYPRHCKALITESAQSFVEDRTLNGISEARDNFAKPGQLDRLSRYHGDKAAWVLSAWVDTWLSEPFAHYRLDTALKQVHCPVLAIHGELDEFGSLVHPENISAWSQGPSEVEIIAGGGHVPHRELPERITGRITRFLSDIP is encoded by the coding sequence ATGTCCGACCAAGCTTCCTGCATCAGCACCACAGTCACCGCCCGTGACACACGCGTTGCCACTCCCGATGGTGCGCTCTACGTCAAGCGCTGGCAGCCGCAGCCCGCTGAAGGCAAGGCGCCTATTGTGCTCATGCATGACTCCCTGGGCAGCGTGGCGCTGTGGCGGGATTTTCCCCAGCAGCTGGCCGCAGCGACAGGGCGCGAGGTGATTGCCTATGACCGCCTTGGCTTTGGTCATTCCGATGCCAACCCGCGCCAGTTGTTGCCCGACTTTGTGGAGAACGAAGTGAAAGCGGGCTTTACGCCCATCCACCAGGCACTGGGTATCGGTGATTTTGTGCTGCTCGGTCATAGCGTGGGTGGAGGCATGGCCTGCATGACTGCCGCGGCCTATCCCCGGCATTGCAAGGCCTTGATCACCGAGTCGGCGCAGAGCTTTGTGGAGGACCGCACCCTCAACGGCATCAGTGAGGCGCGTGACAACTTTGCCAAGCCCGGCCAGCTCGATCGCCTGTCGCGCTACCACGGCGACAAGGCGGCCTGGGTGCTGTCGGCCTGGGTGGACACCTGGCTCAGCGAGCCTTTTGCGCATTACCGGCTGGATACCGCCTTGAAGCAGGTGCATTGCCCGGTGCTGGCCATTCATGGCGAACTCGATGAGTTTGGTTCCCTGGTCCATCCGGAGAACATCAGCGCCTGGTCCCAGGGGCCGTCGGAGGTGGAGATCATTGCCGGAGGCGGCCATGTACCGCACCGCGAACTGCCAGAGCGCATCACAGGCCGAATTACCCGCTTTCTTTCAGATATCCCCTGA
- a CDS encoding DUF2069 domain-containing protein: MSGFKGGCHGRYDATAMTDALSPHTAENTSSPIRQPGSDVATTRWLAVGSLLALIALCVAWELWLAPVRSGGTLLYLKALPLAFGVIGLLKRRMYTYRWLSLLVWIYFTEGVVRAWSDAAPSRWLALGEVALCALLFIACAAHVRLRQRAARAARLNQA, from the coding sequence ATGTCCGGATTCAAAGGGGGCTGCCATGGTCGATATGATGCCACTGCTATGACCGACGCCCTCTCGCCCCACACTGCTGAAAACACTTCCTCACCAATCCGGCAGCCTGGCTCCGATGTGGCTACCACCCGTTGGCTGGCCGTAGGCAGCCTGCTTGCGCTGATTGCGCTGTGCGTGGCCTGGGAACTGTGGCTGGCGCCCGTGCGCAGCGGCGGCACGCTGCTCTATCTCAAGGCCCTGCCGCTGGCGTTTGGCGTGATCGGTCTGCTCAAGCGCCGCATGTACACCTATCGCTGGTTGAGCCTGCTGGTGTGGATCTACTTTACCGAGGGCGTGGTGCGGGCCTGGAGCGATGCCGCGCCCAGCCGCTGGCTGGCGCTGGGAGAGGTTGCGCTTTGCGCGCTGCTCTTCATCGCCTGCGCAGCCCATGTGCGCCTGCGCCAGCGTGCCGCCAGGGCAGCCCGACTCAATCAGGCGTGA
- a CDS encoding DUF962 domain-containing protein, with the protein MSETTSSSLQGTATDPSQFKSFAEFYPFYLGEHSNSTCRRLHFIGTSLSLIFLLMLFVTGNWWYLLAGLICGYAFAWIGHFGFEKNRPASFKRPLYSFMGDWMMWRDILLGRIKM; encoded by the coding sequence ATGTCAGAGACCACAAGCTCCTCGCTGCAAGGCACAGCCACAGACCCGAGCCAGTTCAAAAGCTTTGCCGAGTTCTACCCTTTCTATCTGGGCGAGCACAGCAACTCCACCTGCAGGCGCCTGCACTTCATTGGCACCAGCCTTTCGCTGATATTCCTGCTGATGCTGTTTGTCACCGGCAACTGGTGGTATCTGCTGGCCGGGCTGATCTGCGGCTATGCCTTTGCCTGGATCGGCCATTTCGGCTTCGAAAAGAACAGGCCCGCCAGCTTCAAACGCCCTCTCTACAGCTTTATGGGCGACTGGATGATGTGGCGCGACATCTTGCTGGGCCGCATCAAGATGTAG
- a CDS encoding O-acetylhomoserine aminocarboxypropyltransferase, giving the protein MPGYSDPGFDTLSLHAGAQPDPATGARAVPIHLTTSFVFESSDHAASLFNLERPGHVYSRISNPTNAVLEQRVSALEGGVGAIAVASGQAALHLSIATLMGAGSHIVASTALYGGSQNLLHYTLARFGIETTFVKPGDIDGWKAAVRPNTKLFFGETVGNPGLDVLDIPTVSQIAHEAGVPLLVDSTLTSPWLIKPFEHGADIVYHSATKFLSGHGTVIGGIVVDGGSFDWEKSGRFPELTQPYDGFHNMVFSEESTTGAFLLRARREGLRDFGACMSPHSAWLILQGIETLPLRMERHIRNTEKVVQFLASHPLVSRVGHPMLETHPSHALARKLLPRGAGSVFSFDIAGNRNQGKKFIETLKVFSHLANVGDCRSLVIHPASTTHFRMSDEALAQAGIGQGTIRLSIGLEDADDLIDDLKRALKAAEKAV; this is encoded by the coding sequence ATGCCCGGTTACTCTGACCCCGGCTTCGACACCCTGAGCCTGCATGCAGGCGCCCAGCCCGACCCCGCCACCGGCGCACGCGCCGTGCCCATCCATCTGACGACCTCCTTCGTCTTCGAATCCAGCGACCACGCGGCCAGCCTGTTCAATCTGGAACGCCCCGGCCATGTCTACAGCCGCATCTCCAACCCCACCAATGCCGTGCTTGAGCAACGCGTCTCGGCCCTGGAAGGCGGCGTGGGCGCGATTGCCGTGGCCAGCGGCCAGGCTGCGCTGCACCTGTCCATTGCCACGCTGATGGGCGCGGGCAGCCATATCGTGGCCAGCACGGCCCTGTATGGCGGCTCGCAAAACCTGCTGCACTACACGCTGGCGCGCTTCGGCATAGAGACCACCTTCGTCAAGCCAGGCGACATCGATGGCTGGAAGGCTGCGGTGCGCCCCAACACCAAGCTGTTCTTCGGCGAAACCGTGGGCAACCCCGGACTCGATGTGCTGGACATTCCCACGGTCAGCCAGATCGCCCACGAAGCCGGCGTGCCGCTGCTGGTCGATTCGACGCTGACTTCGCCCTGGCTGATCAAGCCTTTCGAGCATGGCGCGGACATCGTCTATCACTCGGCCACCAAGTTCCTGTCCGGCCACGGCACGGTGATCGGCGGCATCGTCGTCGATGGCGGCAGCTTCGACTGGGAAAAATCGGGGCGCTTTCCCGAGCTGACCCAGCCCTATGACGGCTTTCACAACATGGTGTTCAGCGAGGAGTCCACCACCGGCGCCTTCCTGCTGCGCGCCCGCCGCGAGGGCCTGCGTGACTTCGGCGCCTGCATGAGCCCGCACAGCGCCTGGTTGATCCTGCAAGGCATAGAGACTCTGCCGCTGCGCATGGAGCGCCATATACGCAACACCGAAAAAGTGGTGCAGTTCCTCGCCAGTCACCCGCTGGTCAGCCGCGTGGGCCACCCCATGCTGGAGACCCACCCCTCACACGCTCTGGCCAGGAAGCTGCTGCCGCGTGGCGCCGGTTCGGTGTTCAGCTTTGACATTGCCGGCAACCGCAACCAGGGCAAGAAGTTCATCGAAACGCTGAAGGTCTTCAGCCATCTGGCCAATGTAGGCGACTGCCGCTCGCTGGTGATCCATCCCGCCAGCACCACGCATTTCCGCATGAGCGACGAAGCGCTGGCCCAGGCCGGCATAGGCCAGGGAACGATCCGCCTGTCGATCGGACTGGAAGACGCCGACGACCTGATCGACGACCTCAAGCGTGCGCTCAAGGCGGCCGAGAAAGCCGTCTGA
- the aroC gene encoding chorismate synthase: MSGNTFGTIFTVTNFGESHGPAIGCVIDGCPPGMELSEADIQFDLDRRRPGTSKFVTQRNEPDAVEILSGVYEGKTTGTPIALLIRNTDQRSKDYSNIAQSFRPGHADYAYFQKYGIRDPRGGGRSSARLTAPTVAAGAVAKKWLKQKFGTEFRACMTQIGDLSIGFESWEHVQSNPFFAPVADVSRFEEYMEQLRKSGDSCGAALRVNASNMPVGLGQPLYDRLDADIAYAMMGLNAVKAVEIGAGFDSVTQRGTTHGDSLSPEGFRSNNAGGIVGGISTGQDLEVRIGIKPTSSIITPRESIDVHGQSTEVITKGRHDPCVGIRAAPIAEALLALVVMDHALRHRAQCGDVDSGLKPIPASAA, translated from the coding sequence ATGAGCGGCAATACCTTTGGCACAATTTTCACGGTTACCAATTTTGGTGAATCCCACGGCCCGGCCATCGGCTGTGTGATTGACGGTTGCCCTCCGGGCATGGAGCTGAGCGAGGCAGACATCCAGTTCGATCTGGATCGCCGCCGCCCCGGCACCAGCAAGTTCGTGACCCAGCGCAACGAACCCGATGCGGTGGAAATCCTCTCCGGCGTCTACGAAGGCAAGACCACGGGTACGCCGATTGCGCTGCTGATCCGCAATACCGACCAGCGTAGCAAGGACTACTCGAACATTGCCCAGAGCTTTCGCCCTGGCCATGCTGACTATGCCTATTTCCAGAAATACGGCATCCGCGACCCGCGCGGCGGCGGCCGCTCTTCGGCACGCCTGACGGCGCCCACGGTGGCCGCGGGTGCCGTGGCCAAGAAGTGGCTCAAGCAAAAGTTCGGCACCGAGTTCCGCGCCTGTATGACCCAGATCGGCGATCTGTCCATAGGCTTCGAGAGCTGGGAGCATGTGCAGAGCAACCCGTTTTTCGCGCCTGTGGCCGATGTGAGCCGCTTCGAGGAATACATGGAGCAGCTGCGCAAGAGCGGCGACTCCTGCGGCGCGGCGCTGCGTGTGAATGCCAGCAACATGCCTGTAGGCCTGGGCCAACCCCTGTATGACCGCCTGGACGCCGACATCGCCTACGCCATGATGGGTCTGAATGCGGTCAAGGCCGTGGAGATCGGCGCAGGCTTTGACAGCGTGACCCAGCGCGGCACCACGCATGGCGATTCGCTGAGCCCCGAGGGTTTCCGCAGCAACAACGCGGGCGGTATCGTGGGCGGCATTAGCACGGGGCAGGATCTGGAAGTGCGTATTGGCATCAAGCCCACCAGCTCCATCATCACACCGCGTGAGTCCATAGACGTGCACGGCCAGAGCACCGAAGTCATCACCAAAGGCCGGCACGACCCCTGCGTGGGCATTCGCGCCGCGCCGATTGCCGAGGCACTGCTGGCGCTGGT
- a CDS encoding GNAT family acetyltransferase: protein MQVRAFTPADTEAVVQLWQDCELTRPWNDPHKDIARKLSVSPDLFWLGCDADGRIIASIMVGYDGHRGWINYLAVHPAHQRRGHARQLMQRAEQTLSELGCPKLNLQVRAGNEAVLAFYERLGYADDQTLSLGKRLIPDL from the coding sequence ATGCAGGTTCGAGCCTTCACGCCGGCAGACACAGAGGCCGTCGTCCAGCTATGGCAGGACTGCGAGCTGACCCGCCCCTGGAACGATCCGCACAAGGACATTGCGCGCAAGCTCAGCGTCTCGCCCGACCTGTTCTGGTTGGGCTGCGACGCGGATGGCCGGATCATCGCCAGCATCATGGTCGGCTATGACGGCCACCGCGGCTGGATCAACTACCTGGCCGTGCACCCTGCGCATCAGCGCCGAGGCCATGCACGCCAGCTGATGCAGCGCGCCGAACAGACGCTGAGCGAACTGGGCTGCCCCAAGCTCAACCTGCAGGTGCGTGCGGGCAATGAAGCGGTGCTCGCCTTCTACGAAAGACTGGGCTATGCCGACGACCAGACACTGAGCCTGGGCAAGCGGCTGATTCCCGATCTTTGA
- a CDS encoding CBS domain-containing protein — MKVSDILRVKGNTLYTVSPDESLAAAVQVMSEKDIGSLVVMDHGDVVGMLTFREVIQGFVKTGGVENISVRGAMDDAPMTCTMETDMDEVRRMMLDRHARYMPVMDKRMLMGVISLYDVAKAVVDSQNFENRMLKAYIRDWPEGERQGAAD; from the coding sequence ATGAAAGTTAGTGACATCCTGCGCGTCAAAGGCAATACCCTGTACACGGTGTCGCCCGACGAAAGCCTGGCCGCGGCGGTGCAGGTGATGTCGGAGAAGGACATCGGCTCGCTGGTCGTGATGGATCACGGCGATGTGGTGGGCATGCTCACCTTCCGCGAAGTGATCCAGGGCTTTGTGAAGACCGGCGGCGTGGAGAACATCTCCGTGCGCGGCGCCATGGACGACGCGCCCATGACCTGCACCATGGAAACCGATATGGACGAGGTGCGCCGCATGATGCTGGATCGCCATGCGCGCTATATGCCCGTGATGGACAAGCGCATGCTGATGGGCGTGATCTCGCTGTATGACGTGGCCAAGGCTGTGGTGGACAGCCAGAATTTTGAAAACCGCATGCTCAAGGCCTATATCCGCGACTGGCCTGAAGGCGAGCGCCAGGGCGCTGCCGACTGA